In Deltaproteobacteria bacterium, the sequence ACGCCATCTCTTCTACGATCTGCGGCTGTCGGGCAACGGCACGCAGTCATGTGCGAGCTGCCACGATCAAGCGCGCGGCTTCGCCGACGGGCTGCCGACCCCGCAGGGCTCGACCGGCAGCGTGCTCGCGCGCAACTCGATGGGCCTGACCAACAGCGTCTACAGCTACCCGCTGACCTGGGCGAACCCCAACCTCGTCGACCTCGAGCACCAGATCCTGGTGCCACTGTTCGGCGAGTTCCCCATCGAGCTCGGCGCCGTCGGACACGAGGACGAGATCCTGCAGCGTCTGCGCGACGAACCCGTCTACGGACCGCTGTTCGAGGCCGCGTTCCCCGAGCGCGACGATCCCTTCAGCTTCGACGCGGTCCGCGACGCCCTCGCCTGCTTCACCCGCACGCTCATCTCCGGCGACTCACCCTACGATCGCTTCGTCTACGGCGACGGCGAGCTGTCCGAGTCGGCGCTGCGCGGCATGAACCTGTTCTTCTCCGAGGCGGTCGAGTGCCACCACTGCCACGGCAGCTTCAACTTCTCGATGTCGGTCAAGCACGCCAACACCGTGTTCGACCCGCAGGCATTCCACAACACCGGCCTCTACAACGTCGGGGGTACCGGCGCCTACCCGCTCGGCAACGAAGGTCTCTACGAGAGCACTGCGCTCGACACCGACCGCGGCCGCTTCCGCGCCCCGACGCTGCGCAACGTCGCGGTCTCGGGGCCGTACATGCACGACGGCTCGATCGCGACGCTCGAGGAGGTGCTCGACACCTACGCCGCGGGCGGCCGCAACGTGACCGAGGGACCGTTCGCGGGTGACGGGCGGGCGAACCCGTACAAGAGCGGCTTCGTCGGTGGCTTCGAGATGTCGCCCCAGGATCGCGACGACCTGCTCGCGTTCCTGCACTCGCTCACCGACGAGACCTTCCTCGGCGATCCACGCTTCGCCAATCCCTGGCCCTGACGGGGCGATGCGCGCCGACGTCACGTGATGTTGGGGTTGCGCACGGCGTCGCGGGCGGGTCGCGACGTCGCACAGATCGCGTTGAAGCCGGTGAGCCACGCGAGATCCGTGGTCAAGCTCGAGAACATGCCCTCGAACTCGGACCAGCCGTACTTCCCGGCCGAGTTGGTGGCGAAGATGCCGTCGTCGTCGTAGGCGTACAGCACGAACCAGTGCGCGCCGTTGGTGGGCAGGCCCAGGCGACCGCCAGGGTTCTGTACCAGACACACCACGGGGAAGCCGCCGGCCAGCCGGCGCTGAACGTCCGCGACGCTCTCGACGATCTGCAGCGGCTTCGCGCCGTAGGCCTCGAGCGCCTTGCGCACCCGCGATGGCGTCGTGCCGAGGTAGCCGGCGCCGAGATCGGCGGGGTGGCTCCGCTCGACCTTGCGCAGCGAGGTCAGCTCGGCGGGCAACAGGCCTGCCTGCACCAAGAACGTCGCCACAGCCGCCTGGCCGCACGCCGTCGACGGCACCGCACCGTCGGCGTTGACGAACTGATAGATCGCGTTGAGCCCGTGGAAGCCACGGCCGATGGGTTGAGCCTTGAGCAGGGATGCCATTGCTGCGCCGCTCCCCAGTCGATGCCGGGTGCGGCGTGCGGTTCACGATCTCGTCGTCGTCGGCACCGCAAGGCGGAGCCCTGGTCGAGCGCGGCGCCGAGCTCCGCCCCGGTTCGACGCCCGGACCACTCGAGCGTCTGTCTGAGGCCGACCCCGGACCCGATCGAGGCGTCCGCGGGCGCTTTAGTTCGTCTGCGGCACGACGTCGCTGCGACCGCGATCGCTGGCCGGCCGATCGTCGGCCGCGAGCGTGGCCTCGGGTGACACGCAGCGCACGAAGCCTTCGTGGATGAGGCGGGCCGTGACCGCGCCGGTTCGCTGCGAGGCCGCGTTCTCGGACAGCACCACGTACTCGCCGTCGCACGCCCGCTCGGCCTCACGCTTCCACCGCTGCCGCACTGCCGTCGGTGTCGCGGGGGCCTTGGTGATCACCGAGACGTACTGCGAGCCGTCCTGCACCGGCACCGCTGCGATCTGGGTCTTGTCACCGTTGCTGCGAGCGACCTGGCTGAGCAACGGCGCCAGCGCGGGGTTGCAGCCCGCGAGCACGAGCACGGCGAGCGAAGCGGCGAGGCGAGGACGCACGCACCGACGCTGCCAGCAACCGCCGACACGACGCAAGAAAGCGGCGGCCCCGTGCCTCAGCAGTTGAGCGTGACGGCGTGGGTGTGCCCGTCCACGCCGCCGGCCGCCGCCGAGACGATGACCTTGCCCTCGGCCAGCAGGGTCGCGAACGCCGATGCCGAGATCGCCACGTCGTGGGTGTGCGCGCCACCGGCGACGTAGCTCGCGTCCGCGGCGGCCATGACGTCGGCGAACGGCACCTCGAGGGTGTGGAAGTGGAGATCGAACATCGCGTCGGGATCGCCGGCGCAGCCCGCCGCTTGGCCGTCGCTGCTGCCCGAGTCGGCGCCGGTCGAGCTGTCGTCACCGGTGCCGGCGGTGGTCGACGCCGTGGTCCCCGCCGTGCTCGTGGTCGTCATGCCCGCGGTGCCGCTCGCCGTCGTCGCCGTGCCGCTGCTCCCCGAGCCGCTGTCGCTGCCGCCCGCGGTGTCGTCGTCACCATCGCTGGCGCACGCGGGACCGATCGCGACGGCGGTCGCTGCGAGGCCGAGGTGGAGGAACTGCTTGCGCGTGACGTCGACCATGTGGACCCCTGTTGCCCTTCGCGAGCGTGCGGCCATCAGGGTAACCGAGGGCTGCGTGCCCATGCGCCGGCACGCGACGAAATAGCCCCGGGCGGGCTCCAGTTCGCCCTCTCGCCGCCGCGCTCAGCTTCGCCGCGGCGGATTGGAAGCCGACCTTGGTTGGACCGTTCGTGCTCGGGATCATCGCGACCCCCTTCATCTTCGCCGGCTGGGTGATCAACCGCGTGCTCGAACATCGCATGCGCGTCCACCAGCTGCAGCGCGGGCTGCCGCCAGCGAGTCGACCACAGCTCGCCGCGGTCGCCGGCACGGCCGCGGTCCCACCGGAGCTCGAGCGCCGCATCGCGAACCTCGAGGCAGTGATCTGCGATCTCGACTTCGACCTCGCGCGACGGGTGCGCGAGACGTCGACCTCACGAGCTTCGTGAGCCGCCGGGCTTGCTCGGCGGCGCCGGCCCGCGGTTGCCCGGGCGCGCACGCGTACCTGCGCTGGCGCGCGCGGCTTCGGCGGTGAAGCTCCGTCGACATCCGCGGCACACGTGGCGGCGCGCGATCGGCTGGAACTGCACGCGACCGCAGTGGGGGCACTGCAAGCGCTGGGAGCCGAGCACGACCACGCGACCACGGTAGCATCGATCGCCGGCGGCCGTGGTCGCCGTCCTTTGCCCCTCGAAGCGTTCGCAGGGTTTTCAGGGGCCGCACAGCCCCCACTGCGTGGGCACGCAGAAGTTCCCGCTCGAGGTGCCCGAACCGTTCTCGATCGCCTGGCACACGACGCTGCCGTCTTGATTGCACGGGTCGCCGAGACCGACGTCGACGAACGACGAGCACGACGGCAGGCAGATGCACTCGCCGGTGTCGTCGAACACGATGTAGTAGCCGTCGACGCAGTTCTGCGGCGGGTTGGCGTCGCAGGCGTCGAGGATCGTGTCGCCGACGTACGGGGTCTTGCCGAGCGACCAGTCCGCCTCGCAGGCGTCGCCGGTCGGATCGCCCGAGGTCGAGCCGTCCGCCGAGCCGCCCGACGCGGACCCGCCCGACGCAGACCCGCCCGACGCAGACCCGCCCGACGCAGACCCGCCCGACGCAGACCCGCCCGACGCAGACCCGCCCGACGCAGACCCGCCCGACGCCGTCGCATCCGACGCAGAGCCGCTGTCGCCGCCATCGTCGTCGCCGCCGTCGTCGGCCTGACACGCACCGAGGCCAAGGCCCATCAGGACCGCCACTACCATCCATCCACATCGAGTCGTCATGTTCGCTTGTTCTCCGCTGACGGCGGCGCTCGCCGTTGTCCGTCGACGGCGCGACCGCCCGTCGGTCGCGATTTTTCTGCTGCCCCCGAGCACGCGCGCGCCTGCGCCCCCGCGGCGCTACCGCGGGGTCCGCTCGGCCGACGCCCGCAGCTCGAGCACCGCGGCCATCGCCTCGTCGCAGGTGGGGCGAATCTGCGAGGGCGGCAGCACGAACCCGCTGCCGCCGCGCGGGCGCAGCTCGATCGTGAACGAGAGCGCATCGGCC encodes:
- a CDS encoding di-heme enzyme, producing MHRSTIVLSLVAFAAGCSDPASTPADDGGSSSGAASSSSGDGGSSSAATTAVDSSGGTSTGTDDGGSSSTTGEPPAPWVWDLPPGFPEPYVPAQNPMSAEKVELGRHLFYDLRLSGNGTQSCASCHDQARGFADGLPTPQGSTGSVLARNSMGLTNSVYSYPLTWANPNLVDLEHQILVPLFGEFPIELGAVGHEDEILQRLRDEPVYGPLFEAAFPERDDPFSFDAVRDALACFTRTLISGDSPYDRFVYGDGELSESALRGMNLFFSEAVECHHCHGSFNFSMSVKHANTVFDPQAFHNTGLYNVGGTGAYPLGNEGLYESTALDTDRGRFRAPTLRNVAVSGPYMHDGSIATLEEVLDTYAAGGRNVTEGPFAGDGRANPYKSGFVGGFEMSPQDRDDLLAFLHSLTDETFLGDPRFANPWP